In Methanothermus fervidus DSM 2088, a single genomic region encodes these proteins:
- a CDS encoding flap endonuclease 1 (COGs: COG0258 5'-3' exonuclease (including N-terminal domain of PolI)~InterPro IPR020045: IPR006085: IPR006086: IPR006084: IPR 002421: IPR008918: IPR019974: IPR019973~KEGG: mth:MTH1633 flap endonuclease-1~PFAM: XPG I domain protein; XPG domain protein~SMART: XPG domain protein; 5'-3' exonuclease; XPG I domain protein; Helix-hairpin-helix domain protein class 2~SPTR: O27670 Flap structure-specific endonuclease~TIGRFAM: flap structure-specific endonuclease~PFAM: XPG N-terminal domain; XPG I-region~TIGRFAM: flap structure-specific endonuclease) has protein sequence MGVNLRDIIFFEKLELKDLEGLTIAIDASNWIYQFLSSIRQRDGTPLMDRKGRVTSHLVGILHRTSALVENNIKPVYVFDGKSLALKSETISERTRMRLEAEKRWKEALKKKDLEKARKYASRASRISKEIIESSKELLDAMGIPYIQAPNEGEAQAVYLVKNGDAWAVASQDYDCLLFGAPRVIRNLAISSDINLELLELDKILKKLGISREQLIDIALLVGTDFNPGVKGIGAKRGLELIKKFGDIYTVIKRMNLEVDFDPEVLRNIFLKPKVKKKYKIVWKRPDKEKMIKFLCDEHDFSKERVLNVFKKLKKVDFTQRRLEEWF, from the coding sequence AAAATTAGAATTAAAGGATCTTGAAGGCTTAACAATTGCCATAGATGCATCCAATTGGATATATCAGTTTTTATCAAGCATTAGACAAAGAGATGGCACTCCATTAATGGATAGGAAAGGTAGAGTCACTTCACATCTTGTTGGTATACTTCATCGTACTTCAGCACTAGTTGAAAATAACATTAAACCTGTGTATGTTTTTGATGGAAAATCTTTAGCATTGAAAAGTGAGACAATATCTGAGAGAACAAGAATGAGATTGGAAGCAGAAAAACGTTGGAAAGAAGCTCTCAAGAAGAAAGATTTAGAAAAAGCTAGAAAATATGCTTCAAGAGCTAGTAGGATATCAAAAGAAATAATAGAATCTTCAAAAGAATTACTGGATGCAATGGGAATACCTTATATTCAGGCTCCAAATGAAGGTGAGGCACAAGCAGTATATCTTGTAAAGAATGGAGATGCATGGGCAGTAGCATCTCAAGACTATGATTGTTTATTATTTGGTGCACCAAGAGTAATTAGAAATTTAGCAATAAGTTCAGATATAAATTTGGAGTTATTGGAATTAGATAAAATTTTAAAAAAATTAGGAATTAGTCGAGAACAGCTCATAGATATTGCATTGTTGGTAGGTACAGATTTTAATCCAGGTGTTAAAGGAATTGGTGCTAAAAGAGGATTGGAGTTAATTAAAAAATTTGGAGATATATATACTGTAATAAAAAGGATGAATCTTGAGGTTGATTTTGATCCAGAGGTTCTTAGGAATATTTTTCTAAAACCTAAAGTAAAAAAGAAGTATAAAATTGTTTGGAAGAGACCAGATAAAGAAAAAATGATTAAGTTTCTTTGCGATGAACATGACTTTTCAAAAGAAAGAGTTTTAAATGTATTTAAAAAATTAAAAAAAGTTGATTTTACGCAGAGGAGACTGGAAGAATGGTTTTAG
- a CDS encoding DNA helicase (COGs: COG1112 Superfamily I DNA and RNA helicase and helicase subunits~InterPro IPR006935: IPR014001: IPR004483~KEGG: mth:MTH1634 transcriptional control factor (enhancer-binding protein)~PFAM: type III restriction protein res subunit~SMART: DEAD-like helicase~SPTR: O27671 Transcriptional control factor (Enhancer-binding protein)~TIGRFAM: DNA helicase~PFAM: Type III restriction enzyme, res subunit~TIGRFAM: DNA helicase, putative): protein MVRIKRKIKNYVRKLIRLVEMEREAEIEAMRAEMARLSAREREKVGRAINNLNGKILGRELGFTLVRYGRRKEIETEIKVGDLVLISKGNPLYSDLVGTVAEKGNRFITVALEDVPKWALKNVRIDLYANDITFRRMIDNLKNLNENTIKVLSYILDEATPDLDIKKEEFELIDKKLNESQIEAISKALATKDFFLIHGPFGTGKTRTILEIIKQEVKRGNKVLVTAESNIAVDNILERLPENMKCVRVGHPQRVSKKNIERTLAFQVEEHPKYSKIERLQKKIDKLTKERDRYHKPTPALRRGLSDRQIIRNARRRRGVRGISPNVMISMANWIRINNRITELYNKIDEIENRIVENIIEESDVVLSTNSSVYLEYLRDVEFDVVIVDEASQATIPSVLIPLSRAPRFILAGDHRQLPPTILNPDAKELEKTLFSILISKYPSKSHMLEYQYRMNPKLMEFPNNEFYNGKIKSAAGLEKLSPKDLIKKEIKDENLSKELQEMLIRDPLTFIDTCDLDNKFERRFKGSPSLYNPLEADICILIQNFFIKSGVSTDDIGIITPYDDQVDYLSKIAKVEVNTVDGYQGREKEIIIISMVRSNKKGKIGFLEDLRRLNVSLTRAKRKLVIIGDSETLSVHPSYRRLIEYCKENRFYYKLSKTILPVSSA from the coding sequence ATGGTTAGAATAAAGAGAAAAATAAAAAATTATGTTAGAAAGCTTATAAGACTTGTTGAAATGGAAAGAGAAGCAGAAATAGAAGCCATGAGAGCTGAAATGGCAAGGCTTTCAGCCCGGGAGAGAGAAAAGGTAGGCAGGGCTATAAACAATCTCAATGGAAAAATATTAGGAAGGGAATTAGGTTTTACACTTGTGAGATATGGACGTAGAAAAGAAATTGAAACTGAAATAAAAGTTGGTGATTTAGTTTTAATAAGTAAGGGAAATCCTCTTTACAGTGATTTAGTAGGGACCGTCGCTGAAAAAGGTAACCGATTTATAACAGTTGCATTAGAAGATGTTCCTAAATGGGCATTAAAAAATGTAAGAATTGACCTCTATGCAAATGATATAACTTTCAGGAGAATGATTGATAATTTAAAAAACTTAAATGAGAACACAATCAAAGTTTTATCTTACATCCTTGATGAAGCTACCCCTGATTTAGATATTAAAAAAGAAGAGTTCGAACTTATAGATAAAAAATTAAATGAATCACAAATAGAAGCAATATCTAAAGCTTTAGCAACTAAAGACTTTTTCTTGATTCATGGGCCATTTGGTACAGGAAAAACAAGGACTATTTTAGAAATCATCAAACAAGAAGTCAAAAGAGGTAATAAAGTGCTTGTCACAGCAGAAAGTAACATTGCAGTTGACAACATACTTGAAAGACTTCCTGAAAATATGAAATGTGTAAGAGTGGGTCATCCACAAAGAGTATCCAAAAAGAATATAGAACGTACTTTAGCATTCCAAGTTGAAGAACATCCTAAATATTCCAAAATTGAAAGGTTGCAAAAGAAAATTGATAAGCTAACTAAGGAAAGAGATAGATATCATAAACCAACACCAGCATTAAGACGTGGATTAAGTGATAGGCAAATAATTCGAAATGCCAGAAGGAGAAGAGGTGTACGTGGAATATCACCTAATGTCATGATATCAATGGCAAATTGGATAAGAATAAACAATAGAATAACTGAATTATATAATAAAATTGATGAAATAGAAAATAGAATTGTAGAAAACATAATTGAAGAATCTGATGTTGTTTTATCAACAAATTCATCAGTATATCTTGAATATTTAAGAGATGTTGAATTTGATGTTGTAATAGTTGATGAAGCATCCCAAGCAACAATTCCAAGCGTGCTTATTCCACTTTCTAGAGCCCCACGTTTCATATTAGCGGGTGATCATCGTCAATTACCACCTACAATTTTAAATCCTGATGCTAAAGAATTAGAAAAGACATTATTTTCAATATTAATAAGTAAATATCCTTCAAAATCTCATATGCTAGAATATCAATATAGAATGAATCCAAAATTAATGGAATTTCCAAATAATGAATTCTACAATGGAAAAATAAAAAGTGCAGCAGGTTTAGAAAAACTTTCACCAAAGGATTTAATAAAGAAAGAAATAAAGGATGAAAATTTAAGTAAAGAATTGCAAGAAATGTTAATAAGAGATCCTTTAACATTCATAGATACCTGTGACCTTGATAATAAATTTGAAAGAAGGTTTAAAGGATCACCTTCTCTTTACAATCCACTGGAAGCTGATATATGTATTTTAATCCAAAACTTCTTTATAAAAAGCGGTGTCTCCACCGATGACATTGGAATAATAACACCTTATGATGATCAAGTTGATTATCTCAGTAAGATTGCAAAGGTAGAAGTAAATACAGTTGATGGTTATCAAGGTAGAGAAAAGGAAATAATAATAATATCAATGGTAAGAAGTAATAAAAAAGGAAAAATTGGATTTTTAGAAGATTTAAGACGATTAAACGTGTCATTAACAAGGGCTAAAAGAAAATTAGTTATAATTGGAGATTCAGAAACTTTAAGTGTACATCCTTCTTACAGAAGACTTATAGAATATTGTAAAGAAAATAGATTTTATTATAAATTATCTAAAACCATTCTTCCAGTCTCCTCTGCGTAA
- a CDS encoding Protein of unknown function DUF2119 (COGs: COG4073 conserved hypothetical protein~InterPro IPR012026: IPR019218~KEGG: mth:MTH1635 hypothetical protein~PFAM: Protein of unknown function DUF2119~SPTR: O27672 Conserved protein~PFAM: Uncharacterized protein conserved in archaea (DUF2119)): MIQKSSKPVRLFVGGLHGEESEVTIHALRKITPNIVEDGKVIIYNGDKSRYISTLCEEYYQTPIGKYLIHLILKYKPRIYVEAHCYNPKNYKKLVDPERRWKYGVPPLIELEDGILIGSVSPHIRTKYFKKKDVCITLEMPCSCEQLSKYVKILKYIVTSKNRKDLENKMYKEYPKQVEIAREYAREFFGNYPPF; this comes from the coding sequence ATGATCCAGAAAAGTTCAAAACCAGTCAGGCTTTTCGTAGGCGGATTGCATGGAGAAGAATCAGAAGTAACAATACATGCATTAAGAAAGATAACTCCAAACATTGTAGAAGATGGAAAAGTCATTATTTACAATGGAGATAAAAGTAGGTATATTAGTACTTTATGTGAAGAATATTATCAAACACCAATAGGAAAATATTTAATTCATTTAATACTTAAGTATAAACCCAGAATATATGTTGAAGCGCATTGTTATAACCCTAAAAACTATAAAAAACTTGTAGACCCGGAAAGAAGATGGAAATATGGCGTACCACCACTCATAGAATTGGAAGATGGAATATTGATAGGATCTGTTTCACCACATATAAGGACAAAATATTTTAAGAAAAAAGATGTATGTATAACTTTGGAAATGCCTTGTTCTTGTGAACAGTTGAGTAAATATGTAAAGATATTGAAATATATAGTAACGTCAAAAAATCGTAAAGATTTAGAAAATAAAATGTATAAAGAATATCCAAAACAAGTTGAAATAGCCAGAGAGTATGCAAGGGAATTTTTTGGTAATTATCCTCCTTTCTGA
- a CDS encoding adenosylhomocysteinase (COGs: COG0499 S-adenosylhomocysteine hydrolase~InterPro IPR000043: IPR016040: IPR015878: IPR020082~KEGG: mth:MTH1636 S-adenosyl-L-homocysteine hydrolase~PFAM: S-adenosyl-L-homocysteine hydrolase, NAD binding; S-adenosyl-L-homocysteine hydrolase~PRIAM: Adenosylhomocysteinase~SPTR: O27673 Adenosylhomocysteinase~TIGRFAM: adenosylhomocysteinase~PFAM: S-adenosyl-L-homocysteine hydrolase, NAD binding domain; S-adenosyl-L-homocysteine hydrolase~TIGRFAM: adenosylhomocysteinase), with protein MSYKVRDISLAPKGKKRIKWVQRHMPVLEKIKKEFRDKKPLEGITIGSCLHLEPKTINLGLTLMEGGAEVAMTGCNPLSTQDDAAAAGASLGLNIYGWRHETTEEYYENIHRVLDHEPDILIDDGADMIFLVHRERRELIKNIRGASEETTTGIQRLKAMNKDGELKFPVIAVNNAKTKYLFDNRYGTGQSTFDAIMGTTNMLIAGKTVVVCGYGWCGKGIALRAKGLGAEVIVTEVDPIRALEARMDGFRVMKISDAVKYADILITATGNIDVVTRKEFENMKDGCILANSGHFNVEINRNDLIDISISHKKINEDIEEFVLEDGRRLYLLAEGRLVNLASSRGQGHPSEIMDISFSLQALSVLYLSENELDIGVYNVPEEIDTRVAKLKLEAMGISIDKLTEKQKKYLSSWEEGT; from the coding sequence ATGTCATATAAAGTTAGAGATATTTCTTTAGCTCCAAAAGGTAAAAAAAGAATAAAATGGGTCCAAAGACATATGCCTGTGTTAGAAAAGATAAAAAAAGAATTTAGAGATAAAAAACCACTGGAAGGAATCACTATAGGTAGTTGTTTACATTTAGAACCAAAGACCATTAATTTAGGATTAACATTGATGGAAGGTGGAGCAGAAGTTGCAATGACTGGCTGCAACCCATTGTCAACTCAAGACGATGCTGCAGCAGCAGGAGCATCCTTGGGTCTTAATATATATGGATGGAGACATGAAACTACAGAGGAATACTATGAGAACATTCATAGAGTTCTTGATCATGAACCAGATATATTGATCGATGATGGAGCTGATATGATATTTTTAGTTCATAGGGAAAGAAGAGAACTCATCAAAAATATAAGAGGCGCATCTGAAGAAACAACCACAGGTATCCAACGATTAAAAGCTATGAATAAGGATGGTGAACTAAAGTTTCCAGTAATTGCCGTAAACAATGCCAAAACAAAATATCTTTTTGATAATAGGTATGGAACTGGACAATCTACATTTGATGCGATTATGGGTACAACAAACATGCTAATAGCCGGAAAAACTGTTGTAGTGTGTGGATATGGATGGTGTGGTAAAGGTATAGCACTTAGAGCTAAGGGTTTAGGAGCTGAAGTAATTGTAACAGAAGTTGATCCAATAAGGGCTTTAGAAGCTAGAATGGATGGATTTAGAGTAATGAAAATCAGTGATGCAGTAAAATATGCTGATATTCTCATAACTGCAACTGGCAATATAGATGTTGTTACTAGAAAAGAATTTGAAAACATGAAGGACGGATGTATATTAGCAAATTCTGGCCACTTCAATGTTGAGATAAACCGCAATGATTTAATTGATATTTCTATTTCACATAAAAAAATTAATGAAGATATTGAAGAGTTTGTTCTTGAGGACGGTAGAAGGTTATATCTCCTTGCAGAAGGAAGGCTTGTAAATCTTGCATCAAGTAGAGGTCAGGGACATCCATCAGAAATTATGGATATAAGTTTTTCTCTTCAAGCCTTGTCAGTTTTATATTTATCTGAGAATGAATTAGATATCGGTGTATATAACGTTCCAGAAGAAATAGATACTAGAGTAGCTAAATTAAAATTAGAAGCCATGGGAATAAGCATTGATAAACTCACTGAAAAACAAAAGAAATATCTTTCAAGTTGGGAAGAAGGAACCTAA
- a CDS encoding AAA family ATPase, CDC48 subfamily (COGs: COG0464 ATPase of the AAA+ class~InterPro IPR009010: IPR003338: IPR004201: IPR003959: IPR 003593: IPR003960: IPR005938~KEGG: mth:MTH1639 cell division control protein Cdc48~PFAM: AAA ATPase central domain protein; AAA ATPase VAT domain protein; cell division protein 48 CDC48 domain 2~PRIAM: Adenosinetriphosphatase~SMART: AAA ATPase~SPTR: O27676 Cell division control protein Cdc48~TIGRFAM: AAA family ATPase, CDC48 subfamily~PFAM: Cell division protein 48 (CDC48), N-terminal domain; ATPase family associated with various cellular activities (AAA); Cell division protein 48 (CDC48), domain 2~TIGRFAM: AAA family ATPase, CDC48 subfamily; 26S proteasome subunit P45 family): protein MEKNEVKAKVAEALSQSDVGKSIVRLDPKLMEKLGVREGDVIEIEGKKVTGAIVRPSETDVGLNVIRMDGYIRKNAGASIGDEVKIRKAEVKEAEKVVLAPIDQHVMVRGDVRSAFINRILTKGDIIVSSLRPSISGLGGGFFEEIFKEMMDLSPLGEIRFAVVSTKPPGIVRVTDTTDVEIQSKPVDVSEIEGIKSLTDVTYEDIGGMKEAIQKVREMIEIPLKNPELFERLGIEPPKGVLLHGPPGTGKTLLAKAVANESDAHFIAINGPEIMSKYVGGSEERLREIFKEAEENAPSIIFIDEIDAIAPKREEVTGEVERRIVAQLLTLMDGLKARGQVIVIGATNRPDALDPALRRPGRFDREIEIGVPDRDERKEILEIHTRGMPLADDVDLDELADVTHGFVGADLEALCKEAAMRVLRRILPKIKGKEKVPREVLKEMVVTREDFKNALKEIQPSALREVTVQVPNVTWDDVGGLEDVKQELRETVEWPLKYPEKFKKFGIKPPKGVLLYGPPGTGKTLLAKAVANESGANFIAIKGPELLSKWVGESEKGVREVFRKARQTAPTIVFFDEIDAIASTRTGISADSGVTQRVVNQLLTEIDGLEELEDVVVLAATNRPDIIDPALLRPGRFDRQIKIGKPDKETRLKIFKVHTRNMPLADDVDLEKLAEMTEGFVGADIEAVCREAALMTLRENLDAEEVPMKNFKKAIEKIKPQKKAREEQIQYR, encoded by the coding sequence ATGGAGAAGAATGAAGTTAAAGCTAAAGTTGCGGAAGCATTATCACAATCAGATGTTGGAAAATCAATAGTTAGGCTTGATCCAAAACTTATGGAAAAATTGGGCGTACGAGAGGGCGATGTAATAGAAATAGAAGGTAAAAAAGTTACTGGAGCTATAGTACGTCCATCAGAAACTGATGTAGGATTAAATGTAATAAGAATGGATGGATATATTAGGAAAAATGCAGGAGCCTCAATAGGCGATGAAGTAAAAATAAGAAAAGCTGAAGTAAAGGAAGCTGAAAAAGTTGTTTTAGCTCCAATAGATCAGCATGTAATGGTTCGTGGAGATGTGAGATCTGCATTTATTAATAGAATCTTAACAAAGGGAGATATAATAGTCTCCAGTTTAAGACCTAGCATAAGCGGACTTGGTGGAGGGTTCTTTGAAGAAATATTTAAAGAAATGATGGATTTATCTCCTTTAGGTGAAATAAGATTTGCAGTGGTATCAACAAAACCTCCAGGAATTGTTCGTGTAACAGATACAACAGATGTAGAAATTCAGTCAAAACCTGTAGATGTAAGTGAAATAGAAGGTATTAAAAGTCTTACTGACGTAACTTATGAAGATATTGGTGGAATGAAGGAAGCTATACAAAAAGTAAGAGAAATGATAGAAATACCTTTAAAAAATCCTGAATTGTTTGAAAGGTTAGGTATAGAACCTCCAAAAGGAGTTCTCTTGCATGGACCACCTGGAACTGGAAAGACATTGCTAGCAAAGGCTGTTGCAAATGAAAGTGATGCTCATTTCATCGCAATAAATGGTCCTGAAATCATGAGTAAATATGTTGGTGGATCTGAAGAAAGATTGAGAGAAATATTCAAAGAAGCAGAAGAAAATGCACCATCAATTATATTCATAGATGAAATCGATGCAATAGCGCCTAAAAGAGAAGAAGTAACTGGTGAAGTTGAAAGAAGAATTGTGGCACAATTGCTCACACTTATGGATGGTCTAAAAGCAAGAGGACAAGTAATAGTCATCGGTGCAACAAACAGGCCAGATGCATTGGATCCTGCATTAAGAAGACCTGGAAGGTTTGATAGAGAAATAGAAATTGGAGTGCCTGACAGAGATGAAAGAAAGGAAATTTTAGAAATACATACTCGAGGCATGCCATTAGCAGATGATGTTGATTTAGATGAACTTGCAGATGTAACTCATGGATTTGTTGGGGCAGATTTAGAAGCTCTTTGTAAAGAAGCTGCAATGAGAGTATTGAGAAGAATATTACCTAAAATAAAAGGTAAGGAGAAGGTACCTAGAGAAGTGCTTAAAGAAATGGTGGTTACAAGGGAAGATTTCAAAAACGCTCTAAAAGAAATCCAACCTTCTGCATTAAGAGAAGTGACAGTACAAGTGCCCAATGTAACCTGGGATGATGTGGGAGGTTTAGAAGACGTAAAACAAGAGTTAAGAGAAACTGTAGAATGGCCACTTAAATATCCAGAAAAATTCAAAAAATTTGGAATTAAACCTCCAAAAGGTGTACTCCTATATGGACCACCTGGAACTGGAAAGACATTGCTAGCAAAGGCTGTTGCAAATGAAAGTGGTGCAAACTTCATTGCAATAAAGGGTCCTGAATTGTTATCAAAATGGGTGGGAGAATCTGAGAAAGGTGTTAGAGAAGTATTTAGAAAGGCTAGACAAACTGCACCAACAATAGTTTTCTTTGATGAAATAGACGCAATAGCATCTACAAGAACTGGTATTTCTGCTGATTCTGGTGTTACACAAAGGGTTGTAAATCAATTGTTAACAGAAATTGATGGTTTAGAAGAACTAGAAGATGTAGTAGTATTAGCAGCTACAAATAGGCCTGACATAATTGATCCAGCATTATTAAGACCTGGTAGATTTGATAGACAAATAAAAATTGGCAAACCTGATAAAGAAACAAGACTTAAAATATTTAAAGTACACACACGTAATATGCCATTAGCAGATGATGTTGATTTAGAAAAATTAGCAGAAATGACCGAAGGATTTGTTGGGGCTGACATAGAAGCTGTATGTAGAGAAGCCGCATTAATGACTTTAAGAGAAAATCTTGATGCAGAAGAAGTGCCAATGAAAAACTTTAAGAAGGCAATTGAAAAAATAAAGCCCCAGAAAAAAGCTAGGGAAGAACAAATACAATATAGATAG